One Sinobacterium norvegicum genomic window carries:
- the rsmB gene encoding 16S rRNA (cytosine(967)-C(5))-methyltransferase RsmB: MTNATPIKAKNTRAQAARLIAQLMINQSSLANLIPKYLPTIDPQDSGLFKELCFGSMRYFPRLAGIANQLIKKPLKEKDNDIYALLILGLYQLSYTRVPDHAALATTVDASVALRKNWAKSFINGVLRQYQRHADTLIDNLSEAERFSHPDWFLGMVKKRWPDYIDQIIVANNVQPPMTLRVNGLKTNRDDYLALLAEQGIDAKACQYSVDGINLSHAKAVEELPHFSQGWASVQDESAQLAAGLIGIKDGERVLDACCAPGGKTCHLLEQGTTATVHGLELVEGKLERVEQNLQRLGLQATLFAGDASEPEHWFDGQQYDKILLDAPCSATGVIRRNPDVKVMRQPEDIATLAELQLKILTALWPLLKPGGRLVYATCSIMPQENSLLLKRFAELTGDCQHRPIAAAWGIEQTFGRQLLTGLQDGDGFFYACIEKATGGQ; encoded by the coding sequence TTGACTAATGCGACTCCGATCAAGGCGAAGAACACCCGTGCACAGGCTGCACGGTTAATCGCCCAACTAATGATCAATCAATCCTCGCTGGCTAACTTAATCCCCAAATACCTGCCGACTATCGACCCTCAAGACAGCGGGCTTTTTAAAGAGCTGTGTTTTGGCTCGATGCGCTATTTCCCTCGACTGGCAGGCATTGCCAATCAACTGATCAAAAAGCCGCTGAAAGAAAAAGACAACGACATCTATGCACTGCTCATCCTCGGCCTCTATCAATTGAGCTATACCAGAGTGCCCGATCACGCTGCACTAGCGACCACTGTCGACGCCAGTGTTGCGCTGCGTAAGAACTGGGCAAAGTCTTTTATCAACGGCGTGCTGCGCCAATATCAGCGCCATGCCGATACTCTGATCGACAACCTATCGGAGGCGGAACGATTCAGTCACCCTGACTGGTTTTTGGGCATGGTGAAAAAACGCTGGCCCGATTATATCGATCAAATCATCGTCGCTAATAATGTCCAACCACCCATGACACTGCGTGTGAATGGGCTGAAGACCAACCGCGATGACTACCTTGCGCTGCTGGCGGAGCAGGGCATCGATGCCAAGGCCTGTCAATACAGTGTCGATGGTATCAACCTTAGCCACGCCAAGGCAGTGGAAGAATTACCCCATTTTTCTCAAGGTTGGGCCAGCGTACAGGATGAGTCGGCCCAACTCGCTGCCGGTTTAATCGGCATTAAAGACGGTGAGCGTGTGCTCGACGCCTGCTGTGCGCCCGGTGGCAAAACCTGCCACCTATTAGAGCAGGGCACCACGGCAACCGTTCACGGCTTGGAACTGGTCGAAGGCAAGCTCGAACGTGTCGAGCAAAACTTACAACGCCTAGGCCTGCAAGCAACACTGTTTGCCGGCGATGCCTCCGAGCCGGAGCACTGGTTCGACGGCCAGCAATACGACAAGATATTACTCGATGCCCCCTGTTCTGCCACCGGGGTGATACGGCGCAACCCCGATGTCAAAGTGATGCGGCAACCGGAGGACATCGCCACTCTGGCGGAGCTACAACTTAAAATATTAACGGCTCTATGGCCGCTGCTAAAGCCTGGTGGTCGTTTGGTTTATGCCACTTGCTCAATCATGCCGCAGGAAAACAGCTTATTGCTTAAACGCTTTGCCGAGCTCACCGGTGACTGCCAGCATCGGCCAATAGCGGCGGCGTGGGGTATCGAACAAACCTTTGGCCGACAGCTGCTGACAGGGCTGCAGGACGGCGATGGTTTCTTCTATGCTTGCATCGAAAAGGCTACAGGCGGACAATAG
- the def gene encoding peptide deformylase: MAILNILEFPDPRLRTIAQDVDIVDDSVRNIIDDMFETMYDAPGIGLAATQVDIHRRIVVIDISEEKDDPLVLINPSYEILDNTNHEYDEGCLSVPGFYETVERPVSIRLNALDRNGDAYELETDGLLAVCIQHELDHLDGTLFVDHISKLKRNRIRKKLEKQHARSR; encoded by the coding sequence ATGGCTATTCTAAATATACTCGAATTTCCAGACCCACGACTCAGAACAATTGCGCAAGATGTTGATATTGTAGACGACTCTGTGCGAAATATTATAGATGACATGTTTGAAACCATGTATGACGCACCGGGGATCGGTCTTGCCGCAACGCAGGTAGACATTCATCGTCGTATTGTTGTTATTGATATTTCAGAAGAAAAAGACGATCCCCTGGTCTTGATCAACCCTTCTTACGAGATTTTAGACAATACTAATCACGAATACGATGAGGGCTGTTTGTCTGTCCCGGGGTTCTACGAAACCGTTGAGCGCCCAGTCAGTATCCGCCTGAACGCCCTCGATCGTAACGGCGATGCCTATGAGTTAGAGACAGACGGTTTATTAGCAGTCTGCATACAGCATGAGCTTGATCACCTAGACGGCACCCTGTTTGTCGACCATATTTCTAAGCTCAAGCGTAACCGTATCCGTAAAAAACTCGAAAAACAGCACGCTCGCTCACGCTGA
- the fmt gene encoding methionyl-tRNA formyltransferase, with protein sequence MANHEEKSGLNIIFAGTPEFSARHLRVLIEYSTHNIVAVYTQPDRQSGRGKKVVPTPVKQVALEHDIPVFQPLSLKGDEEQHLLRSHNADLMVVVAYGLILPQPVLDAPRLGCINVHASILPRWRGAAPIERAIEAGDAETGITIMHMDIGLDTGDMISKVYCPIDGHETGDSLREKMIPIGQAELVRVCNDLLTGNIEGEQQEDSLSNYAPKLSKQEGLIDWSHSAQSQMNKIHAFNSSNVCYTDLNGERIKVWQVDIADGDSDQLAGTIIECSKKRVVVQCAEQALVLKQLQLPGKKAMDTASVLNSRREWFAEGNRFD encoded by the coding sequence ATGGCTAATCACGAAGAAAAGTCCGGCCTAAATATTATTTTTGCCGGCACCCCCGAGTTTTCGGCTCGCCACCTTCGCGTATTAATAGAATACAGCACCCATAACATTGTTGCGGTTTATACCCAACCCGACCGACAGTCAGGCCGCGGTAAAAAAGTGGTGCCGACACCGGTGAAGCAGGTTGCTCTTGAGCACGATATTCCAGTGTTTCAGCCGCTCTCTTTAAAAGGAGATGAAGAGCAGCATTTGTTGCGCAGCCATAATGCCGACCTCATGGTGGTGGTTGCCTATGGTTTGATTCTCCCTCAGCCAGTGCTCGACGCACCGCGTCTAGGCTGTATTAATGTACACGCGTCAATTTTGCCACGCTGGCGCGGTGCTGCGCCAATCGAGCGTGCAATTGAAGCCGGTGACGCCGAAACAGGCATTACCATTATGCACATGGATATCGGTCTTGATACCGGCGATATGATCAGTAAGGTCTACTGCCCCATCGACGGCCATGAAACCGGTGATTCCTTACGTGAGAAGATGATACCAATCGGTCAGGCTGAGCTTGTGCGAGTTTGCAATGACTTACTAACAGGTAATATTGAAGGCGAGCAACAGGAGGACAGCCTCAGCAACTATGCCCCCAAGCTTAGTAAGCAAGAAGGCCTTATCGACTGGTCACATTCCGCTCAATCACAGATGAACAAAATCCACGCCTTTAATAGCAGTAATGTCTGCTATACCGACTTAAATGGCGAGCGCATCAAGGTATGGCAGGTTGATATTGCCGATGGCGATTCCGATCAACTAGCCGGTACCATTATAGAGTGCAGCAAGAAGCGCGTCGTTGTTCAGTGCGCCGAGCAAGCCCTGGTGTTGAAGCAATTACAGCTGCCCGGCAAAAAAGCCATGGACACAGCCTCAGTGTTGAATTCTCGTCGTGAATGGTTTGCCGAGGGCAACCGTTTTGACTAA